A single Eisenibacter elegans DSM 3317 DNA region contains:
- a CDS encoding DUF4199 family protein encodes MRKLANPLIRPALLNGLWLGLGFIGLFLLLIYYQRFIGGYRVLFFPLHLLGVSYGLWQMQSIEQRPLRWGEGFGWVMFMSAVAALVSATFRMFFLGLSTDTLNQLRQQAYQYLSTRGETAESIQKVLSGMQPQGYFLLEITSTLFTALFIALPLVAAIRLTSLPKK; translated from the coding sequence ATGAGAAAGCTGGCCAACCCCCTAATACGTCCGGCCTTGCTCAACGGCCTCTGGCTTGGGCTAGGTTTTATCGGTTTGTTTTTGTTATTGATTTATTATCAGCGCTTTATTGGCGGGTATCGGGTATTATTTTTCCCCTTACACCTGTTGGGCGTGAGCTATGGCCTGTGGCAAATGCAAAGCATAGAGCAGCGCCCATTGCGCTGGGGCGAAGGCTTTGGCTGGGTAATGTTTATGTCGGCAGTGGCGGCCTTGGTTTCGGCTACATTCAGGATGTTCTTCTTGGGTTTATCTACTGATACCCTGAACCAACTCCGCCAGCAAGCCTACCAATACCTCAGCACACGCGGCGAAACCGCAGAAAGCATCCAAAAAGTATTGTCAGGGATGCAGCCACAAGGCTACTTCTTGCTCGAAATCACCTCTACCCTATTTACCGCCCTATTCATTGCCCTGCCCCTAGTGGCTGCCATACGCCTCACCTCCCTCCCCAAAAAATAA
- a CDS encoding WD40/YVTN/BNR-like repeat-containing protein has protein sequence MKSQLKLLIIWVLGLLCLPMQALKAQTNANTFGDLKARHIGPAVMSGRVSAMTGHPTDPKVLYVGAAGGGVWKSTDGGVVFRSVFDEYDQSIGAIAVAPSNPSIIWVGTGEPWVRNSVSPGTGIYKSTDEGRSWQWMGLPEAGQISRIVIHPQNSDIVYVGVQGQLWRDSQERGVYQTTDGGKTWNKILYQHPGTGCADLAIDPKNPNVLYAAMWEHRRQAFFFTSGGPNSGLYKTTDGGKTWNKTQQGLPKADLGRMGIGLAPSNPNILYLTVEAAADADKGMYRSDDAGASWKRVNSDFSTNVRPFYFSRLVIDPKNPERVYKAGLDGAVSSDGGKTFRQIGSGVHSDIHDFWVNPTNSEHVLLGTDGGVYRSWDGANTFEMVRSLPISQFYHVSTDNETPYNIYGGLQDNGSWYGPSRSPNGIQNKDWTNVGGGDGFRVYRHPTLKDVIYCEMQGGGVWKYNTTHYTRKTIQPLAEQGDPKLRFNWNSPIALSKHNPDRIYVGSQFLHKSDNQGDTWVKISPDLTTNDPKKQQQHLSGGLSIDNSSAENHCTIFAIAESPLDQNIVWIGTDDGNVQVTFDGGKTWRNTTPNLKGLPKNTWCAFVEPSHFDKNTAYAVFDGHTQGDEKVYVYKTTDGGQTWTALPTEGIKRFARVIREDLVQPSLLFLGTEEGLYISLDAGQTWAKFTNNMPNAAIHWMEIQPQTHDLVIATHGRGIIIIDNISPLRLLTPEVLTQELYLFPNQTLFVQSSGSYQDYSGAGEFVGENPTSIPQITYYMAKRHTFGKMSMEVFDAEGKKVADLAPGKSAGINRVGWQIQRKAPRTAKGKTFAFGSLFSAPTLPEGTYTVRIIKDKSTFEQTLTLQANPNSPYTAAEREAQNKLAIQLYDMTEQLAYLVDQIELMQNAATQHAQAQPKLKKGLDAWYKELETFKATLVITSGDNYVASAENQLRENIADLYSAVTGYAGKPSDAQQRNAAVLAEQLQKAQSRLEEIKQKDLAKWNNSFEKEGLPPIALKSFEEFMGQ, from the coding sequence GGCGGTGTTTGGAAATCTACTGATGGAGGGGTGGTGTTCCGCTCTGTCTTCGACGAATACGACCAATCTATCGGAGCCATTGCCGTTGCCCCTTCCAATCCTAGCATCATTTGGGTAGGTACGGGCGAGCCTTGGGTACGCAACAGTGTATCCCCCGGTACAGGCATCTACAAAAGCACTGACGAAGGGCGCTCGTGGCAATGGATGGGGCTGCCTGAAGCAGGCCAAATCAGCCGTATTGTCATTCATCCCCAAAATTCTGATATCGTATATGTAGGTGTACAAGGGCAACTCTGGCGTGACAGCCAAGAACGCGGGGTATACCAAACTACTGATGGAGGCAAGACTTGGAACAAAATCCTCTACCAACACCCCGGTACGGGCTGCGCAGACTTAGCCATAGACCCAAAAAATCCCAACGTGCTCTATGCAGCCATGTGGGAGCACCGCCGCCAAGCCTTTTTCTTTACCTCCGGCGGCCCCAATAGCGGCCTATACAAAACCACTGATGGGGGTAAAACTTGGAACAAAACACAGCAAGGCCTACCCAAGGCCGATCTTGGGCGTATGGGCATCGGCCTAGCTCCCTCCAACCCCAACATCCTATACCTTACTGTAGAAGCCGCTGCCGATGCGGACAAAGGAATGTACCGCTCCGACGATGCCGGCGCTTCTTGGAAGCGTGTCAATAGCGACTTCAGCACCAATGTGCGCCCTTTTTATTTCTCACGACTAGTGATAGACCCCAAAAATCCTGAGCGAGTATACAAGGCCGGGCTAGATGGAGCTGTAAGCAGCGACGGGGGCAAGACCTTCCGCCAAATAGGTAGTGGTGTACACTCCGACATCCACGACTTTTGGGTAAACCCTACCAATAGCGAGCACGTACTCCTAGGCACTGACGGGGGCGTATACCGCTCTTGGGACGGAGCCAATACCTTCGAAATGGTACGCAGCCTGCCTATTTCGCAGTTTTATCATGTCAGCACTGACAACGAAACACCCTACAATATCTATGGCGGCCTGCAAGACAATGGCTCTTGGTATGGCCCCTCGCGCAGCCCCAACGGCATCCAGAACAAAGACTGGACAAATGTAGGCGGCGGCGATGGCTTCCGGGTATACCGCCACCCTACGCTCAAAGATGTGATTTATTGTGAGATGCAAGGTGGTGGCGTTTGGAAATACAACACCACCCACTACACCCGCAAAACCATCCAGCCCCTTGCCGAGCAAGGAGACCCCAAGTTGCGCTTCAATTGGAACAGCCCTATCGCCCTGAGCAAACACAACCCCGACCGCATCTATGTAGGCAGCCAGTTTTTGCACAAATCAGACAACCAAGGCGATACTTGGGTCAAAATCTCCCCAGACCTCACCACCAACGACCCCAAAAAACAACAACAACACCTCTCTGGCGGGCTCAGCATTGACAACTCTAGCGCCGAGAATCACTGTACCATTTTTGCCATCGCAGAGTCTCCACTCGACCAAAACATTGTCTGGATTGGTACCGACGACGGCAACGTACAAGTAACTTTCGATGGGGGTAAAACGTGGCGTAACACTACGCCCAACCTCAAAGGCCTGCCCAAAAATACTTGGTGTGCTTTTGTAGAACCAAGTCACTTTGACAAAAACACCGCCTATGCCGTTTTCGACGGCCACACCCAAGGCGACGAAAAAGTCTATGTTTACAAAACCACTGACGGCGGTCAAACTTGGACAGCCCTCCCCACTGAAGGCATCAAGCGCTTTGCCCGTGTCATCCGTGAAGACTTGGTACAGCCCTCTTTGTTGTTCTTAGGTACAGAAGAAGGACTCTACATCAGCCTCGATGCGGGCCAAACTTGGGCCAAGTTTACCAACAACATGCCCAACGCCGCCATCCATTGGATGGAAATACAACCTCAAACCCACGATCTTGTGATTGCTACCCACGGGCGCGGCATCATCATCATCGATAACATCAGCCCGCTACGCCTACTCACGCCCGAAGTATTGACACAAGAGCTGTATCTATTCCCCAACCAAACCCTCTTTGTGCAAAGTAGCGGGAGCTATCAAGATTATTCCGGTGCGGGGGAGTTTGTAGGTGAGAATCCTACTAGCATCCCCCAAATCACCTACTATATGGCCAAGCGCCATACCTTCGGCAAAATGTCGATGGAGGTGTTTGATGCCGAAGGCAAAAAAGTAGCCGACCTAGCACCCGGCAAGAGCGCGGGCATCAACCGTGTAGGGTGGCAGATACAGCGCAAAGCTCCCCGTACTGCCAAAGGCAAAACCTTTGCCTTTGGCTCGCTCTTCTCGGCACCCACCTTGCCCGAGGGCACCTATACTGTCCGCATCATCAAGGACAAGAGCACCTTCGAGCAAACCCTGACCCTACAGGCCAACCCCAATTCACCTTATACAGCTGCCGAGCGCGAAGCCCAAAACAAGCTCGCCATCCAACTATATGATATGACCGAGCAGTTGGCTTACTTGGTAGACCAGATAGAGCTGATGCAAAATGCCGCTACCCAACACGCACAGGCGCAACCCAAGCTCAAAAAAGGCTTAGACGCGTGGTACAAAGAACTAGAAACCTTCAAGGCCACATTGGTCATCACTAGCGGTGACAACTATGTAGCCTCTGCCGAAAACCAACTACGCGAAAACATCGCCGACCTCTACAGCGCTGTTACGGGCTATGCCGGCAAACCCTCCGATGCCCAACAACGCAATGCCGCCGTATTGGCCGAGCAGCTCCAAAAAGCCCAAAGCCGTTTAGAAGAAATCAAACAAAAAGACTTGGCCAAATGGAATAATAGTTTCGAAAAAGAAGGCCTTCCCCCCATTGCTCTCAAAAGCTTTGAGGAGTTTATGGGTCAATAA
- a CDS encoding Na/Pi cotransporter family protein, whose translation MDWHLLNIAVSVLCAIILFMYGLKALSLEIEDLASEQLKSWLERVTKNRWRGFLIGAGFTAVIQSSSAVSSMTIALVNSQVLSFQNSLAILFGTNVGTTATAWLVSFDLQSFGPLFIVLGWILGVSPVRIRLLGKAIFYFGFIFFSLNLINSALAQVKDDPMLLTWIQAVDGWGEGIVVGLVITALVQSSSVVTGLCILLVSQGILSTEAAIAMVIGANAGTTSTALLASIDFEQTARMGAVANFIFNLTGSLLFLPLVGVLTQFVQSIMEAPAQQLALAHLIFNLVTSLLFLLLLSPFHRLLLWLMRPKGREAA comes from the coding sequence ATGGATTGGCATTTACTCAACATCGCCGTATCGGTTCTGTGTGCCATCATCTTGTTTATGTATGGCCTCAAGGCGCTCAGCCTAGAGATAGAAGACTTGGCTTCGGAGCAACTCAAAAGCTGGCTGGAACGGGTAACCAAGAACCGCTGGCGTGGATTTCTGATAGGGGCGGGTTTTACGGCAGTGATTCAGTCGAGTAGCGCTGTTTCGTCGATGACCATCGCCTTGGTCAATAGCCAAGTACTGAGTTTTCAGAACAGTCTGGCGATTTTATTTGGAACCAATGTGGGTACGACGGCTACGGCCTGGTTGGTCTCCTTCGATTTGCAAAGCTTTGGCCCCTTGTTTATCGTATTGGGTTGGATACTGGGTGTTTCGCCTGTGCGGATACGGCTCTTGGGGAAGGCCATATTCTATTTTGGCTTTATCTTTTTCAGCCTCAACCTTATCAACAGCGCCTTGGCGCAGGTCAAAGACGACCCGATGTTGTTGACTTGGATTCAGGCGGTAGATGGTTGGGGGGAAGGCATTGTGGTTGGGCTAGTGATTACAGCCTTGGTACAGTCTAGCTCAGTCGTAACGGGCTTGTGTATCCTCTTGGTGAGCCAAGGGATTTTGAGCACCGAAGCGGCCATTGCCATGGTGATAGGAGCCAATGCGGGTACTACCAGCACCGCCCTGCTGGCTAGCATCGATTTCGAACAAACCGCCCGTATGGGGGCTGTGGCCAACTTTATATTTAACCTAACCGGCTCATTGTTATTTTTGCCCTTGGTGGGTGTGCTGACGCAGTTTGTCCAAAGCATAATGGAAGCCCCTGCACAGCAGTTGGCCTTGGCACACTTGATTTTCAACCTTGTAACATCCCTCTTGTTCTTGCTCCTGCTTAGCCCGTTCCATCGGCTACTCCTATGGTTGATGCGCCCCAAGGGAAGAGAAGCGGCATAG
- the rpiB gene encoding ribose 5-phosphate isomerase B, with amino-acid sequence MKIVIGGDHAGFSYKQALVAHLQTQGHSVQDLGPFSDASVDYPDFAHPVAKAVSAQEADLGILICGSGNGVAITANKHADIRAALCWNTELAALARQHNDANVLCLPARFVSLEAAQAMVDTFLQTAFEGGRHANRVGKICP; translated from the coding sequence ATGAAAATAGTGATTGGTGGCGACCACGCCGGATTCAGCTACAAACAAGCGCTTGTAGCTCACCTCCAAACCCAAGGGCACAGTGTGCAAGACCTTGGGCCTTTTAGCGATGCCTCTGTAGATTACCCCGACTTTGCACATCCGGTAGCCAAGGCTGTCAGTGCTCAAGAAGCCGACTTAGGCATCTTGATTTGTGGTAGTGGCAATGGTGTAGCCATTACGGCCAACAAACACGCCGATATCCGTGCTGCTCTTTGTTGGAACACAGAACTGGCAGCACTTGCACGACAACACAACGATGCCAATGTGTTATGTCTGCCGGCCCGCTTTGTAAGCCTAGAAGCCGCACAGGCAATGGTGGATACTTTCCTACAAACGGCTTTTGAAGGAGGACGACACGCCAACCGCGTAGGTAAAATCTGCCCATAA
- a CDS encoding dicarboxylate/amino acid:cation symporter: MRKLPLHFQILIGLLLGVVAGLALVYWQVDAKFTLYYIKPFGTIFVNLLKMIAVPLVLASLVVGVSSLNDVAKLSRIGGKTILIYMCTTAIATSLGLLMANMIEPGKRLPDSTREKLIGTYASNSSQSIETAQKLQNRSPLQPLVDMVPENLFAAAANNASMLQIVFFATLLGIALIGIAPEKRQAVVSFFEGLNDAIIRIVEFIMAAAPIGVFALMAALIVEISGDNPAEAVSILTALLWYSFAVLLGLTLMIVVVYATMVRFMTRVSVVNFLAAIRPAQILGFSTSSSSATLPVTMECCQKDLNVSEEVSSFVLPLGATINMDGTALYQSVAAVFIAQALGMELSITQQLMIVMTATLASIGSAGVPGAGMVMLVIVLEAIQVPPEGIALIVGVDRLLDMCRTIANVTGDAAVCLIVSEGERSKAAAEAKQELV; encoded by the coding sequence ATGCGCAAACTCCCACTACATTTTCAAATATTAATCGGCTTATTGTTAGGGGTCGTTGCCGGGCTTGCCCTTGTATATTGGCAAGTAGATGCCAAGTTCACCCTTTACTATATCAAGCCCTTTGGTACTATCTTCGTTAATTTGCTCAAGATGATAGCCGTTCCCTTGGTATTGGCCTCTTTGGTAGTGGGCGTATCTAGCCTCAATGACGTAGCCAAGCTTTCCCGTATTGGTGGTAAGACAATCTTGATTTATATGTGTACAACGGCTATTGCGACAAGCCTGGGGCTGTTGATGGCCAATATGATAGAGCCGGGCAAACGCCTTCCGGACAGTACTCGTGAGAAGCTCATCGGCACTTATGCTTCCAACTCCAGCCAGAGTATCGAAACAGCACAAAAACTCCAAAACCGAAGCCCGTTACAGCCCTTGGTCGATATGGTTCCGGAGAACCTCTTTGCCGCAGCGGCCAACAATGCCTCAATGCTACAGATCGTTTTTTTTGCGACCCTACTCGGCATCGCCCTTATTGGCATCGCTCCTGAAAAACGCCAAGCTGTTGTCAGTTTTTTTGAGGGTTTGAATGATGCTATCATCCGGATTGTAGAATTCATTATGGCGGCTGCTCCGATTGGTGTTTTTGCCTTGATGGCAGCGCTGATAGTCGAAATATCGGGCGACAACCCCGCTGAGGCTGTCAGTATTTTGACTGCGCTACTTTGGTACAGCTTTGCTGTGTTGTTGGGACTGACTTTGATGATTGTGGTTGTCTATGCGACGATGGTGCGTTTTATGACCCGTGTGAGTGTGGTCAATTTTTTGGCGGCAATCCGCCCGGCACAGATTTTAGGATTCAGCACCAGCTCTAGCAGTGCGACCCTCCCCGTAACGATGGAGTGTTGTCAGAAGGACCTGAATGTGTCAGAAGAAGTATCAAGCTTCGTACTACCGCTCGGTGCTACCATCAATATGGATGGTACAGCCTTGTACCAAAGTGTTGCGGCGGTGTTTATTGCCCAAGCCTTGGGAATGGAATTGAGCATCACCCAACAACTGATGATTGTGATGACGGCCACCCTAGCCTCTATCGGCTCTGCCGGCGTACCTGGTGCGGGGATGGTGATGTTGGTCATTGTGTTGGAGGCCATTCAAGTACCGCCCGAAGGAATTGCCCTCATTGTGGGGGTAGACCGCCTGCTGGATATGTGTCGTACCATTGCCAACGTAACTGGCGATGCGGCTGTCTGCCTTATTGTGTCGGAAGGCGAACGCAGCAAGGCTGCTGCCGAAGCGAAGCAAGAGCTAGTCTAA
- a CDS encoding glycosyltransferase family 2 protein translates to MSYAYDISVVVPLLNEAESLPELCAWIDRVMQAHQFDYELIMVDDGSRDNSWEVIQQLSQQYPTLRGIRFTRNYGKSAALHTGFKLCRGEVVITLDADLQDIPDEIPELYTMLKTQGYDMISGWKQKRQDPLSKTLPTKLFNYVTRLFSGIKLHDFNCGLKAYRAPVVQSIELYGEMHRYIPVLAKWAGFERIGEKKVQHQARKYGYTKFGLERFLYGFLDLLSITFVTRFRKRPMHFFGTMGVLSFMAGFVIACWLIAEQFFGWNAQVGKSLVTNRPLFYLALVAIIVGVQLFMAGFLGELLATHQHRQNDYLVAERLNLSDENTPKAKGNKGMDDY, encoded by the coding sequence ATGTCCTACGCTTATGATATTTCGGTAGTGGTTCCCTTGCTCAACGAAGCCGAGTCCTTGCCGGAGCTATGCGCTTGGATAGATCGTGTGATGCAAGCCCACCAATTTGACTACGAGTTGATTATGGTTGATGATGGTAGCCGCGACAACTCCTGGGAAGTAATCCAACAACTAAGCCAGCAGTACCCTACCTTACGCGGCATTCGGTTTACGCGCAACTATGGCAAGTCGGCAGCCCTACACACCGGCTTCAAGCTATGCCGGGGAGAGGTTGTCATCACTCTGGACGCCGACCTACAGGATATCCCTGATGAGATTCCGGAGCTGTATACAATGCTCAAAACACAGGGCTACGATATGATTTCGGGCTGGAAACAAAAGCGGCAAGACCCACTCAGCAAGACGCTCCCCACCAAGTTATTCAACTACGTTACACGTTTGTTTTCGGGGATTAAGCTCCACGACTTCAACTGCGGCCTCAAGGCCTATCGCGCCCCCGTAGTACAGAGCATCGAGCTGTATGGCGAGATGCACCGTTATATTCCCGTGTTGGCAAAATGGGCCGGTTTTGAACGCATTGGGGAGAAAAAAGTACAGCACCAAGCACGTAAATACGGCTATACCAAGTTTGGGCTGGAGCGCTTTCTGTATGGCTTCCTCGACTTGCTCTCCATCACCTTTGTTACCCGCTTCCGCAAGCGCCCAATGCACTTCTTCGGCACAATGGGCGTGCTGTCGTTTATGGCCGGATTTGTGATAGCCTGCTGGCTGATTGCCGAGCAGTTTTTTGGTTGGAACGCCCAAGTCGGCAAAAGCCTCGTTACCAATCGCCCATTGTTTTATCTGGCGCTAGTGGCCATCATCGTTGGGGTACAGTTGTTTATGGCCGGCTTCTTAGGAGAGCTGTTAGCCACCCACCAACACCGCCAAAACGACTATCTCGTGGCCGAACGCCTTAACCTCTCAGACGAAAATACCCCCAAGGCGAAAGGTAATAAGGGTATGGATGACTACTGA